The following are encoded together in the Kineosporiaceae bacterium genome:
- a CDS encoding PilZ domain-containing protein — protein MSEHETVAAGSGARRPPLVLRPVVGIAGRLRTSLRLVVLVLVLLVPGVGATAAYSSAMGGQVAFTTKERAGVDVLRPALIAMADAASGEGTVDLTALQTAVAAHPELVPEAKLADVRTAAAAANTPAGRQGLVTALVALVTEVGNTSNLILDPDLDSFYVMDALVVQTPKVLQALADAAAPAEDTGSDARIAAQAVRAGTLSAGGGSLISDVETALAHTVDAELPARATATTHLGTAATDAASQITADLSRGVIAPAAVAQAARAAIGPACDALAALLDTRAASLSAKRTLTLSLTVAGLVVAAWFAGGVWWRTTSDVGAALRAVTAIADDDRTDHPLPTGRDELGDLGRSVSITRVRLADQAAELAASQQAREEELRLRLESQAAAEREVRDRAQTIIDQTADGVGQELQSVIEQVDAVRGAAQTIDSRVGATDAVTRHVVERAAEARLIVGSLGESLGEVTRMAEVIAGVAEQTRLLALNATIEAARAGTAGRGFTVVANEVKSLADTTGRSTVEITATVSRLREQAEQMARSIGQIGDGIGSVDEATAVLSSVAAEQHAVVDRLDASLSEAITRVESMMSLTEKLERRQRRRVPITGPLTLTRGDRTQDARLMNIGEGGVRCVVDSAFGLRQDDQVMVHLTLGSEVLETSARVANLAGAGSGTVEIGLAFGPVPPAVTRQIEQILNRYEAPRT, from the coding sequence GTGTCCGAGCACGAGACGGTCGCAGCGGGCTCCGGCGCGCGCCGGCCGCCGCTCGTCCTGCGGCCGGTGGTGGGTATCGCCGGGCGGCTGCGTACCAGCCTGCGCCTCGTCGTGCTCGTGCTGGTGCTGCTGGTCCCCGGTGTCGGGGCCACCGCGGCCTACTCGAGCGCCATGGGCGGACAGGTCGCCTTCACGACCAAGGAGCGCGCGGGAGTCGACGTCCTGCGCCCGGCCCTGATCGCCATGGCCGACGCAGCCTCCGGCGAGGGCACCGTCGACCTCACCGCCCTGCAGACCGCGGTCGCGGCCCACCCCGAACTGGTCCCGGAGGCCAAGCTGGCCGACGTCCGGACGGCGGCGGCCGCGGCGAACACCCCCGCCGGTCGGCAAGGGCTGGTCACCGCCCTGGTCGCGCTGGTGACCGAGGTGGGCAACACCTCGAACCTGATCCTCGACCCCGACCTGGACTCCTTCTACGTGATGGACGCCCTGGTCGTGCAGACCCCCAAGGTGCTGCAAGCCCTGGCGGACGCCGCCGCGCCCGCCGAGGACACCGGCAGCGACGCCCGGATCGCCGCCCAAGCGGTGCGGGCCGGGACCCTGTCGGCCGGGGGCGGTTCCCTGATCAGTGATGTCGAGACGGCCCTGGCGCACACCGTCGACGCCGAATTACCCGCACGCGCGACGGCGACCACGCACCTCGGCACGGCGGCCACCGACGCGGCGTCGCAGATCACGGCCGATCTCTCGCGCGGGGTGATCGCCCCGGCGGCGGTGGCCCAGGCCGCTCGGGCGGCGATCGGCCCGGCCTGTGATGCCCTGGCCGCCCTGCTCGACACCCGTGCTGCCTCGTTGTCGGCCAAGCGCACGCTCACCCTGTCGCTCACCGTGGCCGGGCTGGTCGTGGCCGCCTGGTTCGCCGGCGGCGTGTGGTGGCGCACGACGTCCGATGTCGGTGCGGCGTTGCGGGCCGTGACCGCGATCGCGGACGACGACCGCACCGACCATCCGCTGCCGACCGGACGGGACGAACTCGGCGACCTGGGCCGGTCTGTGTCGATCACCCGCGTCCGGCTGGCCGACCAGGCCGCCGAGCTCGCGGCGTCCCAGCAGGCGCGTGAGGAAGAACTGCGGTTGCGGCTGGAATCGCAGGCCGCTGCCGAACGCGAGGTGCGCGACCGCGCCCAGACGATCATCGACCAGACCGCGGACGGCGTCGGGCAGGAACTGCAGTCGGTGATCGAGCAGGTGGACGCCGTCCGAGGTGCCGCCCAGACCATCGACAGCCGGGTCGGCGCCACCGACGCGGTGACCCGTCATGTGGTGGAGCGGGCGGCCGAGGCACGCCTGATCGTGGGCTCCCTCGGGGAGTCACTGGGCGAGGTCACCCGCATGGCGGAGGTGATCGCCGGGGTGGCCGAGCAGACCCGGCTGCTCGCCCTGAACGCCACCATCGAGGCAGCCCGGGCCGGCACCGCGGGCCGCGGCTTCACCGTCGTGGCCAACGAGGTGAAGAGTCTGGCGGACACCACCGGCCGGTCGACGGTCGAGATCACGGCCACGGTCAGCCGACTGCGGGAACAGGCCGAGCAGATGGCGCGTTCGATCGGCCAGATCGGCGACGGCATCGGCAGCGTGGACGAGGCAACAGCCGTGCTGTCCAGCGTCGCCGCCGAGCAGCACGCCGTCGTGGACCGGCTGGACGCCAGCCTCTCCGAGGCGATCACGCGGGTCGAGTCGATGATGAGCCTGACCGAGAAGCTCGAGCGCCGGCAGCGACGCCGGGTGCCGATCACGGGTCCGTTGACGTTGACCCGCGGCGATCGAACCCAGGACGCCCGCTTGATGAACATCGGCGAGGGCGGCGTGCGCTGCGTGGTGGACAGCGCCTTCGGATTACGGCAGGACGATCAGGTGATGGTGCACCTGACGCTCGGCAGCGAGGTCCTCGAGACCTCCGCCCGGGTGGCCAACCTGGCTGGCGCCGGATCGGGCACGGTCGAGATCGGCCTGGCCTTCGGTCCGGTCCCCCCGGCCGTGACCCGCCAGATCGAGCAGATCCTCAACCGCTACGAGGCGCCCCGAACCTGA
- a CDS encoding Crp/Fnr family transcriptional regulator has protein sequence MPAGARPTTVLRPPSFLEVLPEPGRDRVLAASRRRAYGPAEILVRQGDPAGSLYLVETGSLAVRLTTPVGDSVMLSVMGAGDVFGEVGLLVEQQERTATVQSFGSAVAHILQRDDFERLRAAHVEVNDFLLVLLARRTDRLSRLVAEAHYLPVDKRVARRLLETGRHFSQGVLPVVVPLTQDDVAQLAGTTRPTTNQVLKGFEADGVVRLARGRVEILDVAGLRERCR, from the coding sequence ATGCCCGCCGGAGCCCGTCCGACCACGGTGCTGCGACCACCGTCGTTTCTCGAGGTACTGCCCGAGCCAGGCCGTGATCGGGTGCTCGCAGCGTCCCGTCGCCGGGCATACGGCCCGGCCGAGATCCTGGTCCGCCAAGGTGACCCCGCCGGTTCGCTCTATCTGGTCGAGACCGGCTCGCTCGCCGTCCGGTTGACCACGCCCGTCGGCGACTCGGTGATGCTGTCGGTGATGGGTGCCGGTGACGTCTTCGGCGAGGTGGGTCTGCTCGTCGAACAGCAGGAGCGCACGGCGACCGTGCAGTCCTTCGGCTCTGCTGTCGCCCACATCCTGCAGCGCGACGATTTCGAGCGTCTGCGGGCGGCGCATGTCGAGGTCAACGACTTCCTGCTGGTGCTGCTCGCCCGGCGAACCGATCGGTTGAGCCGGCTGGTCGCCGAGGCCCACTACCTGCCGGTGGACAAGCGCGTGGCCCGCCGGCTGCTCGAGACCGGGCGGCACTTCTCGCAGGGAGTGCTCCCCGTGGTCGTTCCGCTGACCCAGGACGACGTCGCGCAGCTCGCCGGGACCACGCGCCCCACCACCAACCAGGTCCTCAAGGGGTTCGAGGCGGACGGCGTCGTCCGGCTGGCCCGGGGGCGAGTCGAGATCCTCGACGTGGCCGGACTGCGCGAGAGGTGCCGATGA
- a CDS encoding AAA family ATPase produces the protein MPTRTFLFVDQVRSTEQLTRLGDAAAHELRRALFDLLRQATEVAGGQEVDFTGDGLFCAFEGAAEAVDAAVTMQQLAWSFNGRRGAESQLAIRIGVNTGEPLESEGGGYFGVAVVIAARLCAIAEEGQILASDVVRALVEPRGVYEFAPLGRLDLKGVPEAVSTTIIRWAPDEARRRLPPALDVTTAAPFVGRSEELAAVDHAWQTVRGGARRLVLVSGEAGIGVSRFLAEAAGRAGADGAAIWFGQGDGVGQQLGAWAEAFGGWAAGMPRAELRLALGDKGSELARLVPELTTWLPRLTPPTRVEGAAGTFLAAGALDEVIVRWSAQEPMVVVLDRLEEADADTLAVIRRVCESVRDARLLVLAGYEPSAVGTPRVLAALQGVRDLVDVHLHGLDEQEIAQLVAGATGEPAADQQLRAIARESEGSPYFVLQMASALRRRGITTRVEEAIHRADGLRADLRLQREEITLGLRQLEQLREPSPTGSQSVEPDGTPPADVPCPYKGLVPFQPEDAEDFCGRELLVAELVARVASNRFVAVVGPSGSGKSSVVRAGLVPALARDALPGSVSWVPVVIMPGVDPRDAVDTALASIPDGARAVLVVDQAEQLWTLATEDDRRRVLDRLVALAADEVGTIVVVVLRADHYGRAADHEAFAGLVADSQVLVGPMTSSELRSAVERPAAAAGLVLEPGLVQAIVDDSSGQPGVLPLVSTALLETWQRRRGRSLTLAGHAEAGGVRGAIAHLADSAYGDLDPPRREAARRVLLRMASPGAGGDDVARPLPLTELAGDDEARSALDHLTARRLVTVSATTAQVAHEALLREWPRLRGWLEADRETRLRHHQIASAATEWEASGHDSAALLRGSRLAVALDLVAAQPDRLNAIEHALVAASDSARTDELGRARRTTRRFQLLAAGLVVLLVGALAASGFALVQRRQATLRAEQADARGLAAQALAHASTTVDRALVLGVEGHRRDQSVDTEGGLLAALNGARYLTAYRPTLAGLIDTAVSDDGRTVWTIDTEGVIRRVDSLTWTKSAPLLTASAPPRYLAASADGARLLYADEDGSHVVDTRTGRQRGPTIGRSPVTAGSISPDGTTVLAHDRSTRQALVVDAATGRQRAAIRIGAGITTVGALRPGHDEVVVATWSSQSLIRRYDLDGTPLGPERDLDLGPIDAVSASPDGKQYVIVSANRVLLVDAETFEPVGQPAVLRGGRTNDHAFSPDGAVLAVTGDDGSVTVIDRADSSIVTTINGLEGASWPEFLSSRRLLAVTDNQAAEYDLDRPVAIADAVRDSAFVASSALRRSTGQAQDQVLVSGETGLALIGADLQRTTVPMESMNGWFRDAVAVAPGGKLAAVHRYFLDQDHMAAEAAVDLIDLPSGRVRGTVPLNGRIEEHRFNPRLLFSPDGSRVAVGMRSGAVALLDADRYRVVLPPTDVDSMHHVIVGLWWAPDGTALLAGGQDGILYELDPATGRPRRQVELAAGGGISGIAPVPDSTLLAVSTEAGQVFVVDFSTMTLSGQPLSAGATQLQAVAVSPDGQRIAASSRDGAIRIWERTTGRAVGPALGAHSEGSELMFASDGRLISVGYEGTMLVWRLDATSLEQRACELAGRNLTQDEWRRFLPDRDYRVSCPGHPSGT, from the coding sequence ATGCCCACCCGCACCTTCCTCTTCGTCGACCAGGTGCGCTCCACCGAACAGCTCACCCGGTTGGGCGACGCAGCGGCGCACGAACTGCGCCGTGCCCTGTTCGACCTGCTCCGGCAGGCCACCGAGGTGGCCGGTGGGCAGGAGGTGGACTTCACCGGCGACGGGTTGTTCTGCGCCTTCGAGGGTGCCGCCGAAGCGGTCGACGCCGCCGTGACGATGCAGCAACTGGCCTGGTCGTTCAACGGTCGGCGCGGCGCCGAGTCACAGCTCGCGATCCGGATCGGGGTCAACACCGGAGAGCCGCTGGAGAGCGAGGGGGGCGGCTACTTCGGTGTCGCCGTGGTCATCGCCGCGCGGCTGTGCGCGATCGCCGAGGAGGGCCAGATCCTCGCCTCCGATGTGGTGCGGGCTCTGGTGGAACCCCGCGGTGTGTACGAGTTCGCGCCGCTGGGACGTCTGGACCTGAAGGGTGTCCCGGAGGCTGTCTCGACGACGATCATCCGCTGGGCACCCGACGAGGCCCGCCGGCGTTTGCCGCCGGCCCTGGACGTGACCACGGCAGCTCCCTTCGTCGGGCGATCGGAGGAGCTCGCCGCGGTCGACCACGCCTGGCAGACGGTGCGAGGCGGTGCGCGACGGTTGGTCCTGGTCAGTGGTGAGGCGGGGATCGGGGTGAGCCGGTTCCTCGCCGAGGCGGCGGGACGGGCCGGGGCAGACGGTGCCGCGATCTGGTTCGGCCAGGGCGACGGCGTCGGTCAGCAGCTCGGCGCGTGGGCCGAGGCGTTCGGCGGCTGGGCGGCGGGAATGCCGCGTGCCGAGCTGCGTCTCGCCTTGGGTGACAAGGGATCCGAGCTGGCGCGTCTCGTTCCGGAGCTCACCACGTGGCTTCCCCGGCTGACACCGCCGACCCGGGTGGAGGGAGCGGCCGGGACGTTCCTGGCCGCTGGTGCCCTGGACGAGGTGATCGTCCGCTGGTCGGCCCAGGAGCCGATGGTCGTCGTCCTGGATCGTCTGGAGGAGGCCGACGCCGACACCCTGGCGGTCATCCGGCGGGTGTGCGAGTCGGTCCGCGACGCCCGGCTGCTCGTGCTGGCCGGGTACGAGCCCTCGGCGGTGGGCACCCCTCGGGTGCTGGCCGCGCTGCAGGGAGTGCGGGACCTGGTTGACGTGCACCTGCACGGGCTCGACGAGCAGGAGATCGCCCAGTTGGTCGCGGGGGCCACCGGCGAACCGGCTGCGGACCAGCAGCTACGGGCGATCGCCCGGGAGAGTGAGGGCAGCCCCTACTTCGTGCTGCAGATGGCCTCCGCGTTGCGGCGACGGGGGATCACGACCCGGGTGGAGGAGGCGATCCACCGCGCGGACGGGTTGCGCGCCGACCTGCGGCTGCAGCGCGAGGAGATCACCCTCGGATTGCGTCAGCTCGAGCAACTGCGCGAGCCCTCCCCGACGGGCTCGCAGTCGGTGGAGCCGGATGGCACTCCCCCCGCCGACGTCCCGTGTCCCTACAAGGGTCTGGTGCCCTTCCAGCCCGAGGACGCCGAGGACTTCTGCGGCCGTGAGCTGCTCGTCGCCGAGCTCGTCGCCCGGGTGGCCTCGAACCGCTTCGTGGCCGTGGTCGGGCCGTCGGGCTCGGGGAAGTCCTCGGTCGTGCGCGCTGGCCTGGTACCGGCCTTGGCCCGGGATGCGTTGCCGGGCAGCGTGTCCTGGGTTCCGGTGGTCATCATGCCGGGCGTGGATCCGCGGGATGCCGTCGACACCGCTCTCGCCTCGATCCCCGACGGTGCCCGGGCGGTGCTGGTGGTGGATCAGGCCGAGCAGCTGTGGACGCTCGCTACCGAGGACGATCGGCGGCGGGTGCTCGATCGGCTGGTGGCGCTGGCGGCCGACGAGGTGGGGACGATCGTGGTCGTCGTCCTGCGCGCCGATCACTATGGGCGCGCGGCCGACCATGAGGCGTTCGCCGGCTTGGTCGCCGACTCGCAGGTGCTGGTCGGGCCGATGACGTCGAGTGAACTGCGCAGTGCCGTCGAGCGTCCCGCCGCGGCCGCCGGGCTGGTCCTGGAACCCGGTCTGGTCCAGGCGATCGTGGACGACAGCAGTGGCCAGCCGGGGGTGCTGCCGCTGGTCTCGACCGCGCTGCTCGAGACCTGGCAACGCCGGCGTGGCCGGTCGCTCACCCTGGCCGGGCATGCCGAGGCGGGCGGGGTTCGCGGCGCGATCGCCCATCTGGCCGACTCGGCGTACGGCGATCTGGACCCGCCACGGCGCGAGGCAGCCCGTCGGGTGTTGCTCCGGATGGCCTCGCCCGGGGCGGGCGGGGATGACGTCGCCCGACCGTTGCCGTTGACCGAGCTCGCGGGGGACGACGAAGCGCGCTCGGCGCTGGACCACCTGACGGCCCGCCGGCTGGTGACCGTCTCGGCCACGACCGCCCAGGTGGCGCACGAGGCGCTGCTGCGGGAGTGGCCACGGTTGCGCGGCTGGTTGGAGGCAGATCGCGAGACGCGGCTGCGGCATCACCAGATCGCATCGGCCGCAACGGAATGGGAGGCTTCGGGCCACGACTCTGCAGCCCTGCTGCGGGGGTCGCGGCTGGCGGTTGCCCTGGACCTGGTGGCTGCGCAGCCGGACCGGCTCAACGCGATCGAGCACGCGCTGGTCGCCGCCTCCGACAGCGCGCGCACCGACGAGCTCGGGCGTGCGCGTCGCACCACGCGGCGGTTCCAGCTGTTGGCCGCGGGCCTGGTGGTGCTCCTGGTCGGTGCGCTCGCGGCGTCCGGCTTCGCCCTGGTCCAACGTCGGCAGGCCACCCTGCGAGCCGAGCAGGCCGACGCTCGCGGCCTGGCCGCGCAGGCGCTCGCCCACGCGTCGACCACGGTGGACCGGGCGTTGGTGTTGGGGGTCGAGGGCCATCGACGTGATCAGTCGGTGGACACCGAGGGGGGTCTGCTCGCGGCGTTGAACGGCGCTCGCTACCTGACGGCCTACCGGCCGACGCTGGCCGGGCTGATCGACACGGCCGTGTCGGACGACGGTCGGACGGTGTGGACGATCGACACCGAGGGGGTGATCCGGCGGGTCGACAGCCTCACCTGGACCAAGAGCGCGCCGCTGCTGACCGCCTCGGCCCCGCCGCGCTATCTGGCCGCGAGTGCGGACGGCGCTCGCCTGCTCTATGCCGACGAGGACGGCTCGCACGTGGTGGACACGCGAACCGGGCGTCAGCGGGGGCCGACCATCGGCCGCAGCCCGGTGACGGCGGGATCGATCAGTCCCGACGGCACCACAGTGCTGGCGCACGACCGGTCGACCCGACAGGCGCTGGTGGTCGACGCCGCCACCGGCCGGCAGCGGGCCGCCATCCGGATCGGCGCCGGGATCACCACGGTGGGTGCGCTGCGGCCCGGTCACGACGAGGTCGTGGTGGCCACGTGGAGCAGCCAGTCGCTGATCCGCCGGTACGACCTGGACGGCACGCCGCTCGGTCCCGAACGTGATCTCGACCTCGGGCCGATCGACGCGGTCTCGGCGAGCCCGGACGGTAAGCAGTACGTGATCGTGTCCGCGAACCGGGTGCTGCTCGTCGATGCCGAGACGTTCGAACCGGTGGGCCAGCCGGCGGTGCTACGCGGTGGGCGCACCAACGACCATGCCTTCAGCCCGGACGGCGCGGTGCTCGCGGTCACCGGGGACGACGGGTCGGTAACGGTGATCGACCGTGCCGACTCCTCGATCGTGACCACGATCAACGGTCTCGAGGGCGCGTCCTGGCCGGAGTTCCTGAGCTCGCGCCGCCTGCTGGCTGTCACCGACAACCAGGCCGCCGAGTACGACCTCGATCGGCCGGTGGCGATCGCCGACGCCGTGCGGGACAGCGCCTTCGTGGCGTCGTCGGCGTTGCGCCGGTCCACCGGGCAGGCGCAGGACCAGGTGCTGGTGTCGGGAGAAACGGGGCTGGCTCTGATCGGCGCCGACCTGCAACGGACCACCGTGCCGATGGAGTCGATGAACGGCTGGTTCCGGGACGCGGTCGCGGTGGCCCCGGGGGGCAAGCTCGCCGCCGTCCACCGGTACTTCCTGGACCAGGACCACATGGCGGCCGAGGCGGCCGTCGACCTCATCGATCTGCCCTCGGGGCGCGTCCGGGGAACGGTGCCACTGAACGGACGGATCGAGGAGCACCGGTTCAACCCCCGCCTGTTGTTCTCCCCCGACGGCTCTCGGGTGGCGGTCGGGATGCGCAGCGGGGCGGTGGCCCTGCTGGATGCCGACCGCTACCGGGTGGTGCTGCCACCGACCGATGTCGATTCGATGCATCACGTCATCGTGGGGCTCTGGTGGGCGCCCGATGGAACGGCACTGCTGGCCGGCGGGCAGGACGGCATCCTGTACGAGCTCGATCCGGCCACCGGCCGGCCTCGGCGGCAGGTGGAGCTGGCCGCCGGGGGCGGGATCAGCGGGATCGCTCCGGTGCCGGACAGCACTCTGCTCGCGGTGTCGACCGAGGCGGGGCAGGTGTTCGTGGTGGACTTCTCGACCATGACGCTGTCGGGTCAGCCCCTGAGTGCCGGCGCCACCCAGTTGCAGGCGGTCGCGGTGTCCCCGGATGGACAGCGGATCGCCGCCTCCAGCCGGGACGGCGCGATCCGGATCTGGGAACGGACCACCGGTCGTGCCGTGGGCCCCGCACTCGGGGCGCACAGCGAGGGCTCCGAGCTGATGTTCGCCTCCGACGGCCGGTTGATCAGCGTGGGGTACGAGGGAACGATGCTCGTCTGGCGTCTCGACGCGACGTCCCTCGAGCAGCGCGCGTGCGAACTCGCCGGGCGCAACCTCACGCAGGACGAGTGGCGGCGCTTTCTGCCGGACCGTGACTACCGCGTCAGCTGCCCCGGCCACCCGTCGGGCACCTGA
- a CDS encoding PKD domain-containing protein, with protein sequence MPVPRPKLFARLVGLFAVLLLGAAALVAPAAQAVAPNAPTGVSVLAENNGSLLVLWGPHPAEPDVTSFIVERSSNNGGFGQVGTASNFATSFLDYDYPLAGTVTYRIRSVNQYGEVSGPADSAPFTLPIPPFRVVPVSVTANVTTGAYPLTVDVTATAPAGSSARWTFGDANWVFGTSASHTFERPGVYTVTLRAERLAADGIAEIGYAQVLITVTEPPLAVAQNLRATSPRRGQVVLTWTNPRSSATGLQLNRVHTVGRRSVQVTWPLALTQSRFTDTTARSGTRYTYTLSATKDTATVFSNSVTISPR encoded by the coding sequence ATGCCCGTTCCCCGTCCGAAGCTGTTCGCCCGCCTGGTGGGGCTGTTCGCCGTGCTGTTGCTCGGCGCGGCCGCGCTCGTGGCACCGGCCGCTCAGGCGGTCGCCCCGAACGCACCCACCGGCGTATCGGTGCTGGCCGAGAACAATGGCAGCCTGCTCGTGCTGTGGGGTCCGCACCCGGCCGAACCCGACGTCACGTCCTTCATCGTGGAACGGTCGTCGAACAACGGCGGGTTCGGCCAGGTCGGCACGGCGTCGAACTTCGCCACATCGTTCCTCGACTACGACTACCCGCTCGCCGGCACGGTCACGTACCGGATTCGTTCGGTGAACCAGTACGGCGAGGTGTCGGGCCCCGCCGACTCGGCGCCGTTCACGCTGCCGATCCCCCCGTTCCGCGTCGTCCCGGTCTCGGTGACCGCGAACGTCACCACCGGCGCCTACCCGCTGACGGTCGACGTGACCGCCACCGCCCCCGCCGGTTCGAGCGCGCGCTGGACCTTCGGTGACGCGAACTGGGTCTTCGGCACCAGCGCGAGTCACACCTTCGAGCGGCCCGGCGTGTACACGGTCACCCTGCGGGCCGAGCGCCTGGCCGCCGACGGCATCGCCGAGATCGGCTACGCCCAGGTGCTGATCACGGTCACCGAGCCCCCACTGGCCGTGGCACAGAACCTGCGAGCCACCTCACCCCGGCGCGGGCAGGTCGTGCTGACCTGGACCAATCCGCGGTCGTCCGCGACCGGGCTCCAGCTCAACCGGGTCCACACGGTCGGACGCCGCTCGGTGCAGGTGACCTGGCCACTGGCGCTCACCCAATCCCGCTTCACCGACACCACGGCACGCAGCGGCACGCGGTACACCTACACGCTGAGTGCGACCAAGGACACGGCCACGGTGTTCTCGAACTCGGTGACCATCAGCCCACGCTGA